The Actinomycetota bacterium genome includes a window with the following:
- a CDS encoding methylcobamide--CoM methyltransferase has product MAYTVTVVGSYPRPPREGGEFRLRKTLQALDRGEASPEDVDAAKDALVAEILAEQADAGVELATDGQVRWDDPLTRLADGLEGFSVSGLLRYFDNNTYFRQPVVKGPVGRSAPILVDEFRFAAEHSPVPVKAVLCGPYTLAALSHDEHYGDRQALVRDLAAALNAEARDLAGAGATVVQFDEPALAAVPGQPPGDLAALADVAERLVEGVEATTVLATYFGDVTAHGPAFFELPFGGFHLDFVSGPANAEAVHEFPGDRVLEAGVVDARNTKLEPAERLAAEIARLAEAVDPDRLWIAPSCGLEYLPRDAAVRKVRRLAEVKETLR; this is encoded by the coding sequence CCAGGGAGGGCGGGGAGTTCCGGCTGCGAAAGACGCTCCAGGCACTCGACCGGGGCGAGGCCTCCCCGGAGGACGTCGACGCAGCCAAGGACGCCCTGGTGGCGGAGATCCTGGCGGAGCAGGCGGACGCCGGGGTCGAGCTGGCCACGGACGGGCAGGTCCGGTGGGACGACCCCCTGACCCGGCTGGCCGACGGGCTGGAGGGCTTCTCCGTGTCCGGCCTGCTGCGGTACTTCGACAACAACACGTATTTCCGCCAGCCGGTGGTGAAGGGGCCCGTCGGCCGCTCCGCGCCGATCCTGGTGGACGAGTTCCGCTTCGCCGCGGAGCACAGCCCGGTGCCGGTGAAGGCGGTCCTGTGCGGGCCCTACACGCTGGCCGCGCTGTCGCACGACGAGCACTACGGCGACCGTCAGGCCCTGGTGCGCGACCTGGCGGCGGCGCTGAACGCCGAGGCCAGGGACCTGGCTGGGGCCGGCGCGACCGTGGTGCAGTTCGACGAGCCGGCGCTGGCGGCGGTGCCGGGACAGCCTCCGGGCGACCTGGCCGCGCTGGCAGACGTGGCGGAGCGGCTGGTCGAAGGAGTGGAGGCGACCACCGTGCTGGCCACCTACTTCGGGGACGTCACGGCGCACGGACCGGCCTTCTTCGAGCTGCCGTTCGGCGGATTCCATCTGGACTTCGTGTCGGGGCCGGCGAACGCCGAGGCGGTGCACGAATTCCCCGGGGACCGGGTCCTGGAGGCCGGGGTCGTCGACGCGAGGAACACGAAGCTGGAGCCGGCCGAGCGGCTGGCCGCGGAGATCGCCCGGCTGGCGGAGGCGGTCGATCCTGACCGGCTGTGGATCGCGCCGTCGTGCGGGCTCGAGTACCTGCCCCGAGACGCGGCGGTTCGGAAGGTTCGAAGACTGGCCGAGGTGAAGGAGACGCTGAGATGA
- a CDS encoding methionine synthase: MTDGLWTTQVGSLPKPDHILAARTDFARGRISREELTALEREATADWIRFQDEIGMDVIVDGEQYRGDMVAFFAEELPGFTQGGLVRSYGNRYYRKPVATGEIVREHPITLDWWRFAQSLTDRPVKGMLTGPYTICDWSFNEFYDTREDLVMALAEVIHQEALDLQAAGAKYIQIDEPAVSTRMDELDLAIKALGVATEGLEVHTITHICYGDFHNAYPKMLDLPVDQLDLELANSNYDLLEAFREYPFTKSIGLGVVDSHSHRIESVDEVVAGIRRSLEVIPPERMFVDPDCGLKTRTVEEAKAKLRVVVEATRKVRAEL, translated from the coding sequence ATGACCGACGGGCTCTGGACGACGCAGGTGGGGAGCCTCCCGAAGCCCGACCACATCCTGGCGGCGCGTACGGACTTCGCCCGGGGGCGGATCTCCCGGGAGGAGCTGACCGCCCTGGAGCGGGAGGCCACCGCCGACTGGATCAGGTTCCAGGACGAGATCGGCATGGACGTCATCGTCGACGGGGAGCAGTACCGGGGCGACATGGTGGCGTTCTTCGCCGAGGAGCTGCCCGGGTTCACCCAGGGCGGTCTGGTTCGCTCCTACGGGAACCGCTACTACCGCAAGCCGGTCGCCACCGGCGAGATCGTCCGCGAGCATCCCATCACGCTGGACTGGTGGCGGTTCGCCCAGTCGCTGACCGACCGGCCGGTGAAGGGCATGCTGACCGGGCCGTACACGATCTGCGACTGGTCGTTCAACGAGTTCTACGACACCCGCGAGGACCTGGTGATGGCGCTGGCCGAGGTCATCCACCAGGAGGCCCTGGACCTCCAGGCCGCGGGGGCGAAGTACATCCAGATCGACGAGCCGGCCGTGTCGACGCGCATGGACGAGCTGGACCTGGCCATCAAGGCGCTGGGCGTGGCCACGGAGGGGCTCGAGGTCCACACCATCACGCACATCTGCTACGGCGACTTCCACAACGCGTACCCGAAGATGCTGGACCTCCCCGTGGACCAGCTGGACCTGGAGTTGGCGAACTCGAACTACGACCTGCTGGAGGCGTTCCGGGAGTACCCGTTCACGAAGTCGATCGGGCTGGGCGTGGTGGACTCGCACTCCCACCGCATCGAGTCGGTGGACGAGGTGGTGGCCGGCATCCGGCGGTCCCTGGAGGTCATCCCGCCCGAGCGGATGTTCGTGGACCCGGACTGCGGGCTGAAGACCCGGACGGTCGAGGAGGCCAAGGCCAAGCTGCGGGTGGTCGTCGAGGCGACGCGGAAGGTCCGCGCGGAGCTGTAG